A single genomic interval of Zunongwangia sp. HGR-M22 harbors:
- a CDS encoding sulfotransferase family protein, translated as MSDQKIKRICLWSCPRNISTATMYSFAQRKDTKVFDEPLYGYYLKQTNAASYHPGAKEIINSMESNGNAVIDMMLKNREKPVLFFKNMTHHLLDLDTSFLKEVTNVLLTRDPRDMIPSFNQVIKNPTMQDVGYAAHTKILKKLDNLNAKTIVLDSTQTLKNPEIKLKKLCDFIGIPFDKNMLSWKAGAIPEDGIWAKYWYSNVHKSTGFQKYIPKKKNIPEHLLPLLEECIPHYEVLKKRSI; from the coding sequence ATGAGCGATCAAAAAATTAAAAGAATTTGCTTGTGGTCTTGTCCCCGTAATATTTCTACGGCCACCATGTATTCTTTCGCACAACGTAAAGACACCAAAGTTTTTGATGAACCGCTTTATGGGTATTATTTAAAACAAACTAATGCTGCAAGTTATCATCCAGGGGCTAAGGAAATAATAAATAGTATGGAATCTAATGGAAATGCGGTAATAGATATGATGCTGAAAAATAGAGAGAAACCTGTACTATTTTTCAAGAATATGACGCACCATTTATTAGATCTAGATACTTCATTTTTAAAAGAAGTGACTAATGTCTTACTTACACGAGACCCTAGGGATATGATTCCGTCCTTCAATCAGGTAATCAAAAATCCTACGATGCAAGATGTTGGCTATGCAGCCCATACCAAAATCTTAAAAAAATTGGATAATTTAAACGCTAAAACAATTGTACTAGATTCTACACAAACTCTAAAAAATCCAGAAATTAAGCTCAAAAAATTATGTGATTTTATCGGAATTCCTTTCGATAAAAATATGCTGAGCTGGAAGGCAGGAGCAATTCCAGAAGATGGAATTTGGGCAAAGTATTGGTATTCTAATGTGCACAAATCGACCGGTTTCCAAAAATATATACCAAAAAAGAAAAATATTCCTGAACATTTACTGCCATTATTAGAGGAATGTATTCCGCATTACGAAGTATTAAAAAAGCGATCTATTTAA
- a CDS encoding pentapeptide repeat-containing protein has protein sequence MNNRVYCDEEEFINVDFQNKNFQKGEYEFCVFKNCNFNAVNLAAVSFSECEFLDCDFSNANIKNTQFNQVQFESCKLIGLNFDSCNPFLLSFYFSHSIIDFSSFYNLKLKNTNFERCSLKEVDFSNADFTASYFTNCDLQGAIFEDTNLQRCDFKSAKNFNIHPTQNQIAKAIFASDNLIGLLQSFNIKIE, from the coding sequence ATGAACAATAGAGTATATTGTGATGAAGAAGAATTTATCAATGTAGATTTTCAAAACAAAAACTTTCAAAAAGGGGAATATGAGTTTTGTGTTTTTAAAAATTGCAATTTTAATGCTGTAAATTTAGCTGCAGTTAGCTTTTCTGAATGTGAATTTTTAGACTGTGATTTTAGTAATGCGAATATAAAAAACACACAGTTCAATCAGGTGCAATTTGAGTCTTGCAAATTAATAGGACTAAACTTCGATAGCTGCAATCCTTTTTTGCTATCCTTTTACTTTTCACATTCAATAATAGACTTCTCTTCTTTTTACAATCTTAAACTTAAAAATACAAATTTTGAACGTTGCTCCTTAAAGGAGGTAGATTTTAGCAATGCCGATTTCACTGCTTCCTATTTCACCAACTGCGATTTACAGGGGGCTATTTTTGAAGATACTAACTTGCAGCGATGCGATTTCAAGTCGGCTAAAAATTTCAACATCCATCCAACTCAAAACCAAATTGCAAAAGCAATATTTGCTTCAGATAATTTAATAGGATTATTACAAAGCTTCAATATTAAAATTGAATAA
- the yidC gene encoding membrane protein insertase YidC translates to MEEKKIDIQSIIGFILIGGILIWMLYTNSMEQPQEETTAPATTEQVTNSPNSNQQLANENNNNAAVSDSAALAQAQNRLGAFGYSATLASAKENTTVIENDVLRLEVSNKGGYIKEAVLKNYKTYDSIPVYLVKDGNANFNLNFNTTDGRTLDTENLYFEPSVSKNGDSEILSMKLKVSEDKFLEYRYALKPGDYMMDFSIRSQGLASVLNGSQPINFDWDLKAYRHSKSISYENKYTVLAYEYEDDKYDDLGHGDDEETDENISYIAYKQHFFSSILLTDTPFKNAKFHSKNLVEDEEVDTLYTKAFAASAPLELQGGELNYNMNWYYGPTDYKILKEYNRNLDEIVPLGWGIFGWINKYIFIPFFAFLSSFLPSYGIAIIVMTIVVRIVLSPVTYKSYLSQAKMKVLRPEINEINEKYKDNAMKKQQETMKLYSKAGASPMSGCLPALMQIPVFYALFQFFPSAFQLRQKSFLWADDLSSYDVIAELPFHIPFYGEHVSLFPILASVAIFIYMQMTTGQSMQANQQPGMPNMKFLMYLSPLMMLFFFNNYASGLSLYYFTSNLITIGIMLVIKNVIVDEDKIHAKIQANKAKPKKQNRFTRKMQEMMEQAEEQQKKNKK, encoded by the coding sequence ATGGAAGAAAAGAAGATTGATATCCAATCCATTATTGGATTTATTTTAATTGGAGGAATTTTAATCTGGATGCTATATACTAATAGTATGGAGCAGCCACAAGAGGAAACAACTGCTCCCGCTACTACAGAGCAGGTTACAAACTCTCCAAACAGCAATCAGCAACTAGCAAACGAAAACAACAACAATGCAGCTGTCAGCGATTCTGCTGCATTGGCGCAAGCACAAAACAGGCTTGGTGCTTTTGGATATTCTGCTACTCTAGCTTCAGCAAAAGAAAACACTACTGTTATAGAAAACGATGTTTTAAGGCTAGAAGTTTCTAATAAAGGTGGATATATTAAAGAGGCTGTTTTAAAAAATTATAAAACTTACGATTCTATACCAGTTTATCTGGTAAAAGATGGTAATGCTAATTTCAATCTTAATTTCAATACAACAGATGGACGTACTTTAGATACAGAAAATCTGTATTTTGAACCTAGCGTATCCAAGAATGGTGATAGCGAAATTCTGTCCATGAAATTAAAAGTTTCAGAAGATAAATTTCTGGAATACAGATATGCGCTAAAACCCGGCGATTACATGATGGATTTCAGCATTCGTTCTCAAGGTTTAGCGAGCGTTTTAAATGGATCGCAACCCATCAATTTTGATTGGGATTTAAAAGCGTATCGTCACTCTAAAAGTATTTCTTACGAAAATAAATACACCGTATTGGCGTACGAATACGAGGATGACAAATACGATGATCTAGGCCACGGCGATGATGAAGAAACAGATGAGAATATTTCTTACATCGCTTACAAACAACACTTTTTTAGTTCTATTTTACTAACCGACACTCCTTTTAAAAACGCTAAATTTCATTCTAAAAATTTAGTTGAGGATGAAGAAGTAGATACACTGTATACAAAGGCTTTTGCAGCCAGTGCACCTTTGGAACTTCAAGGCGGTGAGTTGAATTATAATATGAACTGGTATTATGGTCCAACAGATTATAAAATTCTAAAAGAATACAACCGTAACCTAGATGAAATTGTTCCTTTAGGATGGGGAATTTTTGGATGGATTAACAAGTATATTTTTATTCCATTCTTCGCTTTCTTAAGTAGTTTCTTACCTAGTTATGGTATTGCTATTATCGTGATGACCATTGTGGTTAGAATTGTACTTTCTCCGGTAACGTATAAATCTTACTTATCTCAGGCCAAAATGAAGGTTTTACGACCAGAGATTAACGAGATTAACGAAAAGTATAAGGATAATGCGATGAAGAAGCAGCAGGAAACCATGAAGCTGTATAGCAAAGCGGGCGCCAGCCCTATGAGTGGTTGTTTACCGGCTTTAATGCAAATTCCTGTTTTCTATGCATTATTTCAGTTTTTCCCAAGTGCATTCCAGTTAAGACAAAAGAGTTTCCTTTGGGCAGACGATTTATCAAGCTACGATGTTATTGCAGAACTACCTTTCCATATTCCATTTTATGGAGAACACGTTAGTTTATTCCCAATCTTAGCTTCTGTAGCCATTTTTATCTATATGCAAATGACTACAGGACAAAGCATGCAGGCCAATCAACAGCCGGGAATGCCAAACATGAAGTTCTTAATGTATCTATCGCCACTAATGATGTTATTTTTCTTTAATAACTACGCCAGTGGTTTATCTTTATACTACTTCACCTCTAACCTAATTACTATTGGGATTATGTTAGTGATTAAAAATGTGATTGTAGACGAAGATAAAATACATGCTAAAATTCAGGCAAATAAAGCAAAACCTAAAAAGCAAAATAGGTTTACCAGAAAAATGCAGGAAATGATGGAGCAGGCTGAAGAACAGCAAAAGAAAAACAAGAAGTAA
- a CDS encoding CTP synthase, with protein sequence MAETKYIFVTGGVSSSLGKGIIAASLAKLLQARGFRTTIQKLDPYINVDPGTLNPYEHGECYVTEDGAETDLDLGHYERFLNVNTSQANNVTTGRIYQSVIEKERRGEFLGKTVQVVPHITNEIKDRIQILGKKKEYDIVITEIGGTVGDIESLPYIEAVRQLKWELGDENALIIHLTLVPFLSAAGELKTKPTQHSVKTLMESGLKADILVCRTEHELSDDIRRKLAIFCNVRQEAVIQSIDAPTIYDVPNLMLKEGLDTVTLKKLDLPDETTPNLEQWNKFLDRHKNPRAEVRIGLIGKYVELQDSYKSILEAFIHAGAENEVKVNIESIHSEFINENTIKNKISHLDGILVAPGFGERGIEGKIDAVQFARENGLPFLGICLGMQMAVIEFARNVLKLKGANSTEMDDTTKHPVIDIMEEQKNITHMGGTMRLGAWDCHLSDKSIIHDVYGTADIKERHRHRYEYNNKYKEQLDKAGLRSTGINPDTGLVEVVELQDHPWFVGVQYHPEYKSTVASPHPLFVAFVKAAHEYSKNKA encoded by the coding sequence ATGGCCGAAACCAAGTATATATTTGTTACCGGTGGCGTTTCCTCTTCTTTAGGAAAAGGGATAATCGCAGCATCTTTAGCAAAATTATTACAAGCTCGTGGCTTTAGAACCACTATTCAGAAACTAGATCCATATATTAATGTGGATCCTGGGACTCTTAATCCTTACGAACATGGCGAATGTTATGTAACCGAAGACGGGGCAGAAACAGATCTTGACCTTGGTCACTATGAGCGCTTTTTAAACGTAAATACCTCACAGGCAAATAATGTAACTACCGGTAGAATTTACCAAAGCGTTATTGAAAAAGAACGCCGCGGGGAATTCTTGGGAAAAACTGTACAGGTAGTACCCCACATCACCAACGAAATTAAAGATCGTATTCAGATTCTAGGAAAGAAAAAAGAATATGATATCGTTATTACTGAAATTGGTGGAACTGTAGGTGATATTGAGTCTTTACCTTACATTGAAGCTGTTCGCCAATTAAAATGGGAATTAGGAGACGAGAATGCACTAATCATTCATCTAACTTTGGTTCCGTTTTTATCTGCAGCCGGAGAGCTTAAAACAAAGCCTACCCAACATAGTGTAAAAACTTTAATGGAAAGCGGACTAAAAGCTGATATTCTTGTTTGTAGAACAGAACACGAACTTTCAGACGATATTCGTAGAAAATTAGCTATTTTCTGTAATGTTAGGCAAGAAGCTGTAATACAGTCTATCGATGCTCCTACCATTTACGACGTACCAAATTTAATGCTGAAGGAAGGTTTAGATACCGTTACACTGAAAAAATTAGACCTACCAGACGAAACTACACCCAATCTAGAACAATGGAATAAATTCTTGGATCGTCATAAAAATCCAAGAGCTGAAGTTCGAATTGGTCTTATTGGAAAATATGTAGAACTTCAGGATTCATATAAGTCGATTTTAGAAGCTTTTATTCATGCCGGAGCCGAGAATGAAGTAAAAGTAAATATTGAAAGTATTCATTCCGAATTTATTAATGAGAATACAATAAAAAATAAAATTTCTCACTTAGATGGAATTTTAGTTGCTCCTGGATTTGGTGAACGTGGTATCGAAGGAAAGATTGATGCGGTGCAGTTTGCGCGTGAAAATGGATTACCATTTTTAGGGATTTGTTTAGGAATGCAAATGGCAGTAATTGAATTTGCACGTAATGTCTTAAAGCTTAAGGGAGCGAATTCTACCGAGATGGACGATACCACAAAACATCCGGTTATCGATATTATGGAAGAACAAAAAAATATTACCCATATGGGCGGGACTATGCGACTTGGTGCATGGGATTGCCATTTGAGTGATAAATCTATTATTCATGATGTTTACGGAACTGCAGATATAAAAGAAAGACATAGACATCGTTACGAATACAATAACAAATACAAAGAACAATTAGATAAAGCAGGTTTGCGTAGTACGGGTATCAACCCAGATACAGGGCTTGTTGAAGTAGTTGAACTTCAGGATCATCCATGGTTTGTTGGCGTACAGTATCACCCAGAATATAAAAGTACGGTAGCTAGCCCGCATCCTTTATTTGTGGCTTTTGTAAAAGCAGCACACGAATATTCAAAAAATAAAGCATAA
- a CDS encoding carboxymuconolactone decarboxylase family protein gives MDSKIQQNSSRYPIISYDEASDKVKAIYDDTKKTLQLPFVLNWFKCQGSNAILLEGNWNKLKNTLMKGDVPNVLKQLIIYNVSKSRGCNYCSHAHGIFADSMSSMISEEEGFKATENINSPSMPASYRKAVTIVTKAALKHSEISDDDFAELEGVGFSNAEIQELMAQADLVNMLNTIADVSGIKIDNELLETPE, from the coding sequence ATGGATTCTAAAATTCAACAAAATTCTTCCAGATACCCTATAATATCTTACGATGAAGCTTCAGACAAAGTGAAAGCCATCTATGATGATACGAAGAAAACACTACAGTTACCTTTTGTCCTAAACTGGTTTAAATGCCAGGGATCAAACGCTATCCTTCTTGAAGGAAACTGGAACAAATTGAAAAACACTTTAATGAAGGGAGATGTTCCTAATGTTTTAAAGCAACTTATTATCTATAATGTTTCAAAATCCAGAGGTTGTAATTATTGTTCGCATGCTCACGGTATTTTTGCTGATAGTATGAGTTCAATGATCTCTGAGGAAGAAGGTTTTAAAGCTACAGAAAATATTAATTCTCCTTCTATGCCCGCCAGCTATAGAAAAGCAGTGACCATTGTCACCAAAGCAGCACTTAAGCATAGTGAAATTTCAGACGACGATTTTGCTGAACTAGAAGGTGTAGGATTTTCAAATGCTGAAATACAGGAGTTAATGGCACAAGCAGATCTTGTAAACATGTTAAATACCATTGCCGATGTTTCTGGAATTAAAATAGATAATGAATTATTAGAAACTCCAGAATAA
- a CDS encoding aminotransferase class IV gives MIHGTHNAIEDPRNANIKIMINDELYNRKDAKISVFDSGYLVGDGIWEAFRIYKGHLAFSNMHLDRLWSAAASVDMNFPFSKEELLEKVWKVLEANNMSNNVHVRVMITRGIKKTPSQDPRLTISGPNVVIIAEHKKASKESKEKGITLFTSTIRRGSPDYLDPRLNCHSKLHEVQALVQAIEAGADEALMLDINGFVSTCNATNFFIVRNNEVWTSTGEYCMNGITRQNVIRVCEKHQIICKQKNFSLFDVYSADEAFVTGTFGGLTPVTKIDGRIIGKGNYGDFTKKLSGFYEQLIEEECS, from the coding sequence ATGATTCATGGTACACATAACGCAATCGAAGATCCCAGGAATGCGAACATAAAAATTATGATTAACGATGAGTTGTATAATCGTAAAGACGCCAAAATATCTGTCTTTGACAGTGGTTACCTGGTTGGTGACGGTATATGGGAAGCTTTTAGAATATACAAAGGACATTTGGCGTTTTCTAATATGCACTTAGATAGACTGTGGAGCGCGGCCGCTAGTGTAGATATGAATTTTCCTTTCAGTAAAGAAGAATTGCTTGAGAAAGTTTGGAAGGTTCTAGAAGCTAATAATATGAGTAATAACGTCCATGTACGCGTTATGATTACTCGCGGAATAAAAAAAACACCTTCGCAAGACCCAAGATTAACTATTAGCGGTCCTAATGTTGTTATTATTGCTGAACATAAAAAAGCAAGTAAAGAAAGTAAAGAAAAAGGTATTACGCTATTTACAAGCACTATTAGAAGAGGAAGCCCAGATTATCTGGATCCTCGCTTAAATTGTCATTCTAAATTACATGAAGTACAAGCCTTAGTACAAGCTATAGAAGCTGGGGCAGATGAAGCGCTAATGTTAGATATAAACGGTTTTGTAAGTACCTGTAATGCCACCAACTTTTTTATAGTAAGGAATAACGAAGTTTGGACATCTACTGGAGAATATTGTATGAATGGTATTACCAGGCAAAATGTTATACGAGTATGCGAAAAACACCAAATAATATGTAAACAAAAAAACTTTTCTTTATTTGATGTTTACAGTGCAGATGAAGCTTTTGTTACAGGCACCTTTGGCGGTTTAACTCCTGTAACTAAAATCGATGGAAGAATAATAGGAAAGGGCAACTATGGCGATTTTACTAAAAAGCTTAGTGGTTTCTACGAGCAATTAATCGAAGAAGAATGTTCCTAA
- a CDS encoding NUDIX domain-containing protein — MKKIEIIEKKVLSNEWAILNEYVYSFERKDGTRQIHNREVYDKGDGSAIILYNLETKKIILTRQFRIPTYVNGNEDGYLIEACAGLLDGLTPEECIVKETEEETGYRIKTPKRLFHSYMVAGAVTEIIYFFVAPYDESMKIGKGGGLASEGEEIEIIEIDFEEAYEMIATGKIVDAKTIILLQHMKINKIM; from the coding sequence TTTAAACGAATATGTTTATAGCTTTGAGCGTAAAGACGGAACTCGCCAGATTCATAACCGCGAAGTTTATGACAAAGGAGACGGCTCTGCAATTATTCTTTATAATCTAGAAACGAAAAAAATAATCCTTACACGCCAATTTAGAATACCTACTTATGTTAACGGGAATGAAGATGGTTACCTAATTGAAGCCTGTGCAGGACTTTTAGACGGACTTACACCAGAGGAATGTATTGTAAAAGAAACTGAAGAAGAAACCGGTTATAGAATAAAAACACCAAAACGATTATTTCACTCTTATATGGTTGCGGGTGCAGTAACCGAAATAATATACTTTTTCGTCGCTCCTTATGATGAATCTATGAAAATAGGAAAAGGAGGCGGATTAGCTTCTGAAGGAGAGGAAATAGAAATTATAGAAATTGATTTTGAAGAAGCCTACGAAATGATCGCTACGGGTAAAATCGTTGATGCTAAAACCATCATTCTTTTACAACACATGAAGATAAATAAGATCATGTAA
- a CDS encoding response regulator, whose product MTPIILVDDQPIANFITKKILENAGYIENIKDFTDGTIALEEVKRLSNSIILLDLNMPKMSGWEFMDAMQNLGLNNKIIILSSSTSEIDIAKAKEYSFVMDYVVKPLNKSKFLKIAPFLKMD is encoded by the coding sequence ATGACCCCAATCATTTTAGTTGATGATCAACCTATTGCAAATTTCATCACAAAAAAAATACTCGAAAACGCGGGATATATCGAAAATATCAAAGATTTTACCGATGGCACCATCGCATTAGAAGAGGTGAAACGCCTTAGCAATTCTATTATTCTTCTAGACCTTAATATGCCGAAAATGTCTGGATGGGAATTTATGGATGCTATGCAAAACTTAGGCTTAAATAATAAAATTATAATTCTATCTTCCAGCACAAGTGAAATCGACATAGCCAAAGCTAAAGAATATTCATTTGTAATGGATTATGTTGTTAAACCACTTAACAAATCGAAATTTCTTAAAATCGCTCCATTTTTGAAAATGGATTAA
- a CDS encoding DUF3820 family protein yields MNNNQEELLKLAYTKMPFGKYKDWYLSDIPEPYYVWFNKKGFPAGKFGNQLKQVHELKVNGMEILLKEIRKRYPKPL; encoded by the coding sequence ATGAATAATAATCAAGAAGAATTACTAAAACTGGCGTATACAAAAATGCCATTCGGAAAATACAAGGATTGGTACTTATCAGATATTCCAGAGCCTTACTACGTCTGGTTTAACAAAAAAGGGTTTCCCGCCGGAAAATTTGGAAATCAATTAAAACAAGTTCACGAACTTAAAGTGAACGGTATGGAAATATTACTGAAAGAAATACGTAAAAGATATCCAAAACCTCTATAA
- a CDS encoding GH3 family domain-containing protein: MAIRGSIIKSLIDLRGTIVSEPDAFKAQKEVLTNLLEKAKNTSFGKFYGFSKILEAENIEKAFAEKVPYFDYKTLNDRWWSQIHEGAEDITWPGKPHYFALSSGTTGKSSKRIPVTDEMVESIRNAGIKQVGALANFDLEPEFFEKGIMMLGSSTDLQHEGDHEEGEISGISASNIPFWFRSYYKPGEEISKIEDWDERVERIAENAKNWDIGALSGIPSWMELMLKKVIEYHNVDNIHEIWPNLQVYASGGVAFEPYQKSFMALMGKPIKIIDTYLASEGFLALQSNPDSKSMKLILDNGIYFEFVPFEPEYINQDGSLTEDAPTIPLADVEEEKEYVLLISTVAGAWRYIIGDTIKFTDKENFEIRITGRTKFFLNVVGSQLSVNKMNDAVQELEEKFDIKIPEFTIAAKRFEDGEFYHSWYLGTTADNSNEQLAEALDKSLKNANKNYGVARSKALKGVKVTKVPPEIFPEWSGANKKKGGQVKMEKVMNEEKFAEFEKFVQKQLNEKG, encoded by the coding sequence ATGGCTATAAGAGGATCAATAATTAAAAGTTTAATTGACTTAAGAGGAACTATAGTTTCTGAACCAGATGCTTTTAAGGCACAAAAAGAAGTACTTACAAATTTGCTTGAAAAAGCTAAGAATACTTCTTTCGGAAAATTTTACGGCTTTTCTAAAATTCTAGAAGCAGAAAATATTGAAAAGGCATTTGCAGAAAAGGTGCCTTATTTTGATTATAAAACACTTAACGATCGTTGGTGGTCGCAAATACACGAGGGAGCTGAAGATATTACCTGGCCAGGTAAACCACATTATTTCGCACTAAGTTCTGGAACTACCGGAAAATCAAGTAAAAGAATCCCGGTTACAGATGAGATGGTAGAAAGTATTAGAAATGCTGGGATCAAGCAAGTAGGAGCTTTAGCCAATTTTGATCTTGAGCCCGAGTTTTTTGAGAAAGGTATTATGATGCTGGGAAGTTCTACAGATCTTCAACATGAGGGGGATCATGAAGAAGGAGAAATAAGTGGGATAAGTGCGAGTAACATTCCGTTTTGGTTTCGTAGTTATTATAAACCGGGAGAAGAGATTTCTAAGATTGAAGACTGGGACGAGCGTGTAGAGCGTATTGCTGAAAATGCTAAGAATTGGGATATTGGAGCTTTAAGCGGCATACCTTCCTGGATGGAATTGATGTTGAAAAAAGTTATAGAATATCATAACGTAGACAATATCCATGAAATTTGGCCAAACTTACAGGTTTACGCTAGTGGTGGTGTAGCTTTTGAGCCTTACCAAAAGAGTTTTATGGCTTTAATGGGGAAACCTATAAAAATAATAGACACTTATTTAGCTTCAGAAGGATTTTTGGCTTTACAGAGTAATCCAGATTCTAAAAGTATGAAGCTTATTTTGGATAACGGAATATACTTTGAATTTGTTCCATTTGAGCCAGAATATATTAACCAGGATGGTTCTTTAACTGAAGATGCTCCAACAATACCTTTAGCAGATGTTGAAGAAGAAAAAGAATATGTGCTTCTAATAAGTACTGTTGCAGGGGCATGGCGATATATCATTGGAGATACTATTAAATTTACCGATAAAGAAAACTTTGAAATAAGAATAACAGGTAGAACTAAATTTTTCCTAAATGTTGTAGGTTCGCAATTATCTGTAAATAAGATGAATGATGCCGTGCAGGAGCTAGAAGAAAAATTTGATATTAAGATTCCTGAATTTACCATTGCTGCAAAAAGATTTGAAGATGGTGAATTTTATCACTCATGGTACTTAGGAACCACCGCTGATAATTCTAACGAACAATTAGCAGAAGCCTTGGATAAAAGTCTTAAAAATGCCAACAAAAACTATGGCGTAGCTAGAAGCAAAGCTTTAAAAGGTGTAAAAGTAACTAAAGTGCCGCCAGAGATTTTCCCAGAGTGGAGTGGGGCGAACAAAAAGAAAGGTGGACAGGTGAAAATGGAAAAAGTAATGAACGAAGAGAAATTTGCAGAATTTGAAAAATTTGTTCAAAAACAGTTAAATGAAAAAGGCTAA
- a CDS encoding DUF4168 domain-containing protein, whose amino-acid sequence MLKSKKIAGLLFAFALMAGTAAVAQTPAMQQQQEVNVDVSDAELSKFAKAYQGLRMMNQQVNQKMMKTVQDGGMEVQRFNEIHQASQDPNKEVEASEEELEQHAAILSEIEGMQGEFQKKMETTIKDQGLTVERYQKLAMALQSDQELQSRLQKMMQQG is encoded by the coding sequence ATGTTGAAGTCAAAAAAGATTGCAGGTTTACTTTTTGCATTTGCCCTTATGGCTGGTACCGCTGCCGTAGCACAAACACCTGCTATGCAGCAACAACAAGAGGTAAATGTAGATGTAAGTGATGCTGAACTTTCTAAGTTTGCCAAAGCATATCAAGGTTTGAGAATGATGAACCAACAGGTAAATCAAAAAATGATGAAAACTGTTCAGGATGGTGGTATGGAAGTACAACGATTCAATGAAATTCATCAAGCAAGTCAGGATCCAAATAAGGAAGTTGAAGCTAGCGAAGAAGAGCTAGAACAACATGCAGCTATCTTATCTGAAATAGAAGGCATGCAAGGCGAATTTCAGAAGAAAATGGAAACCACGATAAAAGATCAGGGATTAACTGTAGAACGTTACCAGAAATTGGCAATGGCACTACAATCAGATCAAGAATTACAATCTCGTTTGCAAAAAATGATGCAACAAGGTTAA
- a CDS encoding histidine kinase: MASIQNNASQLYRITYEAYSKFANAINRCSTLEEVGKIAEKHLKYILNFHLFRITIEQQNELLEYSLCKNEILVNNKSLADLHSLDKELLRTGIPVRTTNIPEDFIDQRLDVATLKNPLLWSWLFDKGDHRILISLIGDDTRPFATRDIEILKLAADSFDAKFKEITLKKELAKKNSILEEALHTIKVQNNEINEINKNQKEIIKKRTNEITLKNKKLLKISVLNAHNVKEPLSRIQGIIELFDIMDDESCRKELLPMLKISAEEMDKVVKKVIEMASKELIQLNANKK, translated from the coding sequence ATGGCCTCCATTCAAAACAATGCATCGCAATTATATAGAATTACCTACGAGGCCTATTCTAAATTTGCAAATGCAATTAATAGATGCAGTACTTTAGAGGAAGTAGGAAAAATAGCAGAAAAGCATTTAAAATATATACTAAATTTTCATCTTTTTAGGATAACTATTGAACAGCAAAATGAGCTTCTAGAATATTCCTTATGTAAAAATGAAATTTTGGTTAATAATAAAAGCTTAGCCGATCTTCATTCTCTAGATAAAGAATTACTAAGAACAGGTATACCTGTTAGAACAACAAATATTCCAGAGGATTTTATCGATCAAAGATTAGACGTCGCTACTTTAAAAAATCCGTTACTGTGGTCGTGGTTATTCGATAAAGGAGATCATAGAATTCTCATTTCTTTAATTGGTGATGATACCAGACCATTCGCTACTAGAGATATCGAAATCTTAAAATTAGCTGCAGACAGTTTTGATGCTAAATTTAAAGAGATTACCCTGAAAAAAGAATTGGCAAAAAAAAATAGTATTCTTGAAGAAGCTTTACATACTATTAAAGTCCAAAACAATGAAATAAACGAAATTAACAAGAATCAAAAAGAAATAATTAAAAAAAGGACAAATGAAATTACCCTAAAAAATAAAAAATTATTGAAAATTTCTGTCCTTAATGCACACAATGTAAAAGAGCCACTATCAAGAATCCAGGGAATCATTGAATTATTTGATATCATGGACGACGAAAGCTGTAGAAAAGAATTATTACCCATGCTGAAGATTTCTGCTGAGGAAATGGATAAGGTTGTAAAAAAGGTAATAGAAATGGCCTCGAAAGAATTAATACAATTAAATGCTAATAAAAAATGA